From one Felis catus isolate Fca126 chromosome E2, F.catus_Fca126_mat1.0, whole genome shotgun sequence genomic stretch:
- the LOC123382409 gene encoding LOW QUALITY PROTEIN: putative zinc finger protein 702 (The sequence of the model RefSeq protein was modified relative to this genomic sequence to represent the inferred CDS: inserted 1 base in 1 codon; substituted 1 base at 1 genomic stop codon) has translation MGENPYKYNACGKDLKESSSVGDHQTICEGKNPYTCYKSGSMFSQSPRLNTHETIGTGEKRYTYKECGIDFHWHSALSQHQQMHAGEKSYKCEECGKSFKDCLSLNRHGQIHIRERLDKCQQCGKAFSRHSYLPRHHSIHTGEKPYQCKECGEAFSHLSTLTHHHRMHSGEKPYKCKECDQAFNHGSTCTHYHRIHAGXKPYQFKECGKMFRDXATLTPSQKIPIGQ, from the exons ATGGGAGAGAATCCTTATAAATATAATGCATGTGGGAAAGATCTGAAGGAGTCCTCCAGTGTTGGTGATCATCAGACGATTTGTGAGGGGAAAAACCCATACACATGTTATAAATCTGGAAGTATGTTCAGTCAGTCACCAAGACTAAATACACATGAGACAATTGGTACTGGAGAGAAAAGGTACACTTATAAGGAATGTGGCATAGACTTTCATTGGCACTCGGCACTATCTCAACATCAGCAAATGCATGCTGGAGAGAAATCATACAAATGTGAAGAATGTGGTAAAAGCTTTAAGGATTGCTTATCACTAAATAGACATGGGCAAATCCATATTAGAGAGAGACTTGACAAATGTCAacaatgtggcaaggcctttagcAGGCACTCTTACCTTCCTAGACATCACAGCATCCATACTGGAGAAAAACCTTACCaatgtaaggaatgtggtgaGGCCTTTAGCCACCTCTCAACACTTACTCACCATCACAGAATGCAcagtggagagaaaccttacaaatgcaAGGAATGTGACCAGGCCTTTAATCACGGTTCAACCTGTACTCATTATCACAGAATTCATGCTG GCAAACCTTACCAATTTAAAGAATGTGGGAAAATGTTTAGGGACTAAGCAACCCTTACTCCAAGTCAGAAAATTCCTATTGGACAGTAA